A DNA window from Primulina tabacum isolate GXHZ01 chromosome 12, ASM2559414v2, whole genome shotgun sequence contains the following coding sequences:
- the LOC142520400 gene encoding UDP-glycosyltransferase 90A1-like produces MKNWIRENPFCLEKSEVSFLWALRLKGLDFLPEFESRVKGKGLIAKEWVDQSKILQHDGVKGFLSHCGWNSVTESISAGVPILAMPFMAEQYLNARFVAEEIGVGLRILSRGGSVRGYVAAEEVEMKARELMGGGKVAEEVSKRVAEWGGAAHDAMKEGGSSWLTLDLLIEDVMEKSTD; encoded by the exons ATGAAAAATTGGATAAGGGAGAACCCGTTTT GTTTGGAGAAATCGGAGGTCAGTTTCTTGTGGGCTTTGAGATTAAAAGGGTTGGATTTTCTACCAGAGTTTGAATCAAGGGTGAAGGGTAAAGGATTGATAGCAAAAGAATGGGTTGATcaatcgaaaatccttcaacatgACGGGGTAAAAGGGTTTCTGAGTCACTGTGGATGGAATTCGGTGACGGAGAGCATCTCCGCCGGAGTGCCGATACTGGCCATGCCATTTATGGCAGAACAGTATCTCAATGCAAGGTTTGTGGCGGAGGAAATAGGGGTGGGACTGAGGATCTTGTCACGGGGTGGGTCGGTGAGGGGTTACGTGGCGGCGGAGGAGGTGGAGATGAAGGCAAGGGAGCTTATGGGAGGCGGGAAGGTGGCGGAGGAGGTGAGTAAGAGGGTGGCGGAATGGGGAGGAGCCGCGCATGACGCCATGAAAGAAGGCGGTTCTTCATGGCTCACGTTGGATTTACTGATTGAGGACGTGATGGAAAAATCTACTGATTAA
- the LOC142520894 gene encoding putative inactive receptor kinase At2g26730 — protein sequence MNRVRVWLVFQALFLLLCMTNSETAEVRDALVMFLEKINPQDAYGRENWGWNTSSDPCNGSWKGVTCYANSQTIKKIVLEELNLTGILDASSLCVTKSLTVLSLSSNSIVGEFPEEISRCNRLTHVYLHGNKFSGNFPASLSNLSNLKRIDVSDNMFSGEIPNVSRISGLLSFLAENNKLSGGVPEFDFLNLQEFNVSNNNLNGSIPNVGGKFNESSFLGNPGLCGMPLSNACPLLPPAKKTGSSKKDHFLYAACAAIGLVIVSLIAFKLIKSRRYKEKKRTANKGFQEGYTHEKVSSTSSESKATGGKTSEFSVTSHETGKVSSSLVILSNPIANGLKFEDLLRSPAELIGRGRRGTLYKVILEDGSTLAVKRIRDWDISKADFKKRMQRIDDVKHPNVMPLVAFYCSRQEKLLVYEFQQNGSLFNLLHGSQNGQSFDWGSRMSIAAKISEALAFMHGMLQACGIAHGNLKSSNILLSDKMEPFISEYGLREVENQDHLVLDEIESFQENNSNRGTTRKNAFKADIYSFGLILLELLTGKLVQNNGFDLARWVNSAIREEWTVEVFDKALVSEGASVEKMLNLLQVALKCINSLTEARPNMREIAEMINSVHEYEEKSIYSDP from the exons ATGAATCGAGTGCGTGTATGGTTAGTTTTCCAGGCATTGTTTCTTCTGTTGTGCATGACAAACTCGGAAACGGCAGAAGTGAGGGATGCATTGGTCATGTTCTTGGAAAAAATTAACCCCCAAGACGCTTATGGAAGAGAAAACTGGGGTTGGAATACTAGTTCAGATCCCTGCAATGGAAGTTGGAAAGGGGTGACTTGTTACGCTAATTCGCAAACCATAAAGAAAATAGTTCTTGAAGAACTCAACCTCACAGGGATACTTGATGCTTCCTCTCTTTGTGTTACAAaatctctcacagttttgagTCTCAGCTCTAACAGTATTGTTGGAGAATTCCCAGAGGAGATATCAAGATGCAACAGGCTGACACATGTGTATCTACATGGAAATAAGTTTTCAGGAAATTTTCCTGCATCTCTCTCGAATTTAAGCAATCTAAAGAGGATTGATGTATCAGATAATATGTTTTCTGGTGAAATCCCGAATGTGTCAAGAATCTCCGGTTTGCTATCTTTTCTTGCAGAAAACAATAAGCTCAGTGGCGGTGTACCAGAGTTTGATTTCTTAAATCTCCAAGAGTTTAACGTCTCTAACAACAATCTCAATGGCTCAATTCCTAATGTTGGAGGGAAATTCAATGAAAGCAGCTTTTTAGGCAATCCTGGATTGTGTGGAATGCCGTTGTCTAATGCTTGCCCTCTCCTGCCTCCAGCTAAAAAGACAGGCTCCTCTAAGAAAGATCATTTTCTTTACGCTGCATGCGCCGCAATTGGACTCGTTATTGTGAGCCTGATTGCTTTCAAACTGATCAAGAGTAGAAGATATAAAGAGAAGAAAAGAACCGCTAACAAGGGCTTTCAAGAAGGCTATACACATGAGAAGGTAAGCAGCACATCCAGTGAGTCAAAGGCTACTGGTGGAAAAACCTCTGAATTTTCTGTAACATCACATGAAACTGGAAAGGTCTCATCATCACTTGTAATTCTCTCAAATCCAATAGCAAATGGGCTCAAATTCGAGGACTTGCTGCGATCTCCAGCTGAGTTGATAGGGAGAGGCAGGCGTGGAACCCTCTATAAGGTGATACTAGAGGATGGCTCGACTCTAGCCGTGAAGAGAATCAGGGATTGGGATATTTCAAAGGCTGATTTCAAGAAGAGGATGCAGCGGATAGATGACGTGAAGCATCCAAACGTGATGCCTCTGGTCGCCTTTTATTGCTCTAGACAAGAAAAACTCTTGGTTTATGAATTTCAACAGAATGGAAGTCTCTTCAACCTTCTTCATG GATCCCAAAATGGCCAATCATTTGACTGGGGAAGCAGAATGAGCATAGCTGCCAAAATATCCGAGGCATTGGCTTTTATGCATGGAATGCTCCAAGCTTGTGGAATAGCTCATGGAAACCTGAAATCCTCCAACATTTTACTCAGTGACAAAATGGAACCCTTTATAAGTGAATATGGTCTGAGAGAAGTTGAAAATCAAGACCATTTGGTTCTTGATGAAATCGAAAGTTTTCAAGAAAACAATTCTAACAGAGGAACTACCCGAAAAAATGCCTTCAAGGCAGATATTTACAGTTTCGGCTTAATCCTTCTTGAGCTCCTAACGGGAAAACTAGTCCAAAACAATGGATTTGATCTAGCCAGGTGGGTTAATTCTGCCATAAGAGAAGAATGGACGGTTGAAGTTTTCGATAAAGCACTAGTTTCAGAAGGTGCAAGTGTGGAAAAAATGCTGAATTTGCTGCAGGTCGCTCTGAAGTGCATCAATTCTTTAACTGAAGCGAGGCCAAACATGAGGGAAATTGCCGAGATGATAAATTCTGTGCATGAATATGAAGAGAAATCTATTTATTCTGATCCTTGA